A genomic stretch from Festucalex cinctus isolate MCC-2025b chromosome 13, RoL_Fcin_1.0, whole genome shotgun sequence includes:
- the LOC144032869 gene encoding putative N-acetylated-alpha-linked acidic dipeptidase yields the protein MAKSSRSIRCVWWISAVAALFCLGFIAGWLAKPTKANYASRASSQYMWQFLDEMQPNMIREHLRKFTRLPHLSGTEQNLKYAEQIQQEWREFGLDSVEMVPYDVLLSYPNVSQPNYIAIIDAQGNEVFSTSLAEPSPEGYEDVTNIVPPYSAYSAKGQPEGDLVYVNYGRTEDFSQLERQMGINVTGKIVIVRYGKIFRGNKVKNAMLAGAKGLILFSDPADYSADGVKPYPEGWNLPGGGAQRGNVMNLNGAGDSLTPGYPAKEYTYRSRPEDGVGLPSIPVHPIGYHDAFHLLKNMGGQIPPNNWKGALNVSYRIGPGFTDDFKSQLVRMNIHTNNQVTRIYNVIGRIRGVLEPDRYVILGGHRDAWVFGGIDPMSGAALVHETVRSAGKLLRKGWRPRRTIIFASWDAEEFGLLGSTEWAEDNAKVLQERAVAYINADSGIEGMYTLRVDCTPSLHTLVYDLTKQIASPEKEEEGISLYESWHKRDNWTSDRDAPRISKLGSGSDFEAYFVRLGIAAGRARYTKNRKSERYSNYPVYHTVYETFEVVEKFYDPSFTRLRAVAQVRGGLVFLLADSQIIPLDANQYAISLDKYARSIAGIAQTQLEKMQTYEVSFDSLFSAVENFTVAAREFHERLQKVNRADPLQVRAMNDQLMFLERAFIDPLGLPGRPFYRHVVFAPSSHNKYAGESFPGIYDALFDIEHSADQEKAWNEVKRQISIAAFTVHAAAMTLQPPA from the exons ATGGCAAAAAGTAGCAGATCCATTCGGTGTGTTTGGTGGATTTCGGCCGTGGCAGCTTTGTTTTGCTTGGGTTTTATCGCAG GCTGGTTAGCAAAGCCCACCAAGGCAAACTATGCAAGCAGAGCCTCCAGTCAATATATGTGGCAGTTTCTGGATGAAATGCAGCCTAACATGATCAGAGAGCACCTCAG GAAATTTACACGTCTCCCCCACCTGTCTGGCACGGAGCAGAACCTGAAATATGCGGAGCAGATTCAGCAAGAGTGGCGGGAATTTGGCTTGGACTCAGTTGAGATGGTGCCATATGATGTCCTGTTGTCCTACCCCAACGTATCACAACCCAATTACATTGCGATCATTGATGCACAAGGGAATGAG GTTTTCAGCACATCCTTGGCTGAGCCCAGTCCTGAGGGTTATGAAGATGTCACCAACATTGTTCCTCCCTACAGTGCCTACTCAGCTAAAGGACAACCTGAG GGGGACTTGGTGTATGTCAACTATGGCCGCACTGAAGACTTTTCTCAGTTGGAGAGGCAGATGGGAATTAATGTGACTGGCAAGATTGTCATTGTCAGATATGGGAAGATATTCCGAGGCAATAAG GTGAAGAATGCCATGTTGGCAGGCGCAAAAGGACTTATTTTGTTCTCCGATCCAGCTGATTACAGTGCAGATGGAGTCAag CCGTATCCTGAAGGCTGGAACCTTCCGGGTGGTGGAGCTCAGAGAGGAAATGTTATGAACCTGAATGGAGCTGGAGACTCTCTCACACCTGGCTACCCTGCTAAAG AATACACGTACAGATCCCGTCCTGAGGATGGAGTGGGACTTCCCAGCATCCCTGTGCATCCCATTGGCTACCATGATGCATTTCACCTCCTCAA GAATATGGGAGGACAAATTCCTCCAAACAACTGGAAAGGAGCTTTAAATGTCTCTTACAGAATCGGTCCAGGTTTTACTGATGACTTCAAGAGCCA GCTAGTGCGCATGAACATCCACACCAACAATCAGGTGACAAGGATCTACAACGTCATTGGAAGGATAAGAGGCGTTCTCGAGCCAG ACAGGTATGTGATTCTGGGTGGACACCGGGACGCTTGGGTTTTCGGAGGAATTGATCCCATGTCGGGAGCTGCTCTTGTCCACGAAACTGTCCGCAGTGCTGGCAAGCTTCTCAGAAAGG GGTGGAGGCCGAGAAGAACAATAATATTTGCCAGCTGGGATGCAGAAGAATTTGGATTGCTGGGCTCTACAGAATGGGCAGAG GACAATGCCAAAGTGCTTCAGGAGAGAGCAGTAGCCTACATCAATGCAGACTCTGGCATAGAGG GTATGTACACACTCAGAGTTGACTGTACACCATCTCTGCACACACTAGTGTATGACCTCACTAAGCAG ATAGCCAGTCCAGAGAAAGAAGAGGAAGGAATTTCACTGTATGAAAGTTGGCATAAGAGAGACAATTGGACAAGTGACCGTGATGCGCCCAG GATCAGCAAGCTGGGCTCAGGAAGTGATTTCGAAGCCTATTTTGTCCGTCTGGGAATTGCTGCGGGCAGAGCAAGATACACCAAGAACAGG AAAAGCGAGCGCTACAGCAATTATCCCGTCTATCACACTGTGTACGAAACCTTCGAGGTCGTGGAGAAGTTTTACGACCCATCCTTCACAAGGCTTCGAGCTGTGGCTCAAGTAAGAGGCGGCCTCGTCTTCCTCCTGGCAGATTCCCAGATCATCCCTCTGGATGCCAACCAGTACGCCATCTCCCTCGACAAGTACGCACGCAGCATCGCGGGGATCGCACAAACGCAGCTGGAGAAGATGCAGACGTACGAGGTGTCATTTG ACTCCTTGTTTTCAGCCGTTGAGAACTTCACTGTTGCAGCGAGGGAGTTTCACGAGCGCCTACAAAAGGTCAACAGAGCAGA TCCTCTGCAGGTACGCGCAATGAATGATCAGCTCATGTTTCTGGAGAGGGCCTTTATCGACCCCCTGGGCTTACCTGGAAGACCATTCTACAG gCATGTGGTATTTGCCCCAAGCAGCCATAATAAATATGCAGGGGAGTCTTTCCCCGGCATCTACGACGCATTGTTCGACATTGAGCACTCAGCGGACCAAGAGAAAGCCTGGAATGAAGTGAAGCGACAAATCAGCATAGCAGCATTCACTGTCCATGCTGCTGCCATGACACTTCAACCGCCTGCATGA